One part of the Pandoraea faecigallinarum genome encodes these proteins:
- a CDS encoding O-succinylhomoserine sulfhydrylase — protein MDSFDFDTLAVRAGTQRSEFGEHSEALYLTSSFVFKSAAEAAERFAHSEEGFTYSRFTNPTVSMFQDRLAALEGGEACMATASGMSAIVSVVMTALSAGDHLVSSQSIFGSTLNVFSTIFSRFGVETTFVDPTDLDAWRAAIRPNTKMFFLETPSNPLTDIADIEAIGKIAKEAGALFVVDNCFCTPVLQRPIEYGADVVVHSATKYLDGQGRVLGGAIVGKKDFIMGKIFTFVRSAGPTLSAFNAWVLLKGLETLSLRVEKQSANALETARWLEQQPQVGRVFYPGLPSHPQYELAKRQQKSGGAIVAFELKGATPAEQRENAWRVIDNTRVCSITGNLGDTRTTITHPASTTHGRITPEARAAAGITEGLIRLAVGLESPADIQADLARGFVN, from the coding sequence ATGGATTCCTTCGACTTCGATACCCTGGCGGTGCGCGCGGGCACGCAGCGCTCCGAGTTTGGTGAACACTCCGAGGCGCTGTACCTGACCTCGAGCTTCGTCTTCAAGAGTGCGGCCGAAGCGGCCGAGCGTTTCGCGCATTCGGAAGAGGGCTTCACTTACTCGCGGTTCACCAATCCGACCGTATCGATGTTCCAGGATCGTCTGGCGGCGCTCGAAGGTGGTGAGGCATGCATGGCGACGGCGTCGGGCATGAGCGCCATCGTCTCGGTCGTGATGACGGCCCTGTCGGCCGGCGATCACCTCGTGAGCTCGCAAAGCATCTTCGGCTCGACGCTGAACGTCTTCTCGACGATCTTCAGCCGCTTCGGTGTCGAGACGACCTTTGTCGATCCAACCGACCTCGACGCGTGGCGCGCCGCGATCCGTCCGAACACGAAGATGTTCTTCCTCGAAACGCCGTCCAATCCGCTGACCGACATCGCCGACATCGAGGCCATCGGCAAGATCGCGAAGGAGGCCGGAGCGCTGTTCGTGGTCGACAACTGTTTCTGTACGCCGGTATTGCAGCGTCCGATCGAGTACGGTGCGGACGTGGTAGTGCACTCCGCGACGAAGTATCTCGACGGTCAGGGCCGTGTGCTGGGCGGCGCCATCGTCGGCAAGAAAGATTTCATCATGGGCAAGATCTTCACGTTCGTGCGCAGCGCCGGCCCGACGCTCTCGGCGTTCAACGCGTGGGTGTTGCTCAAGGGCCTGGAGACGCTCTCGCTGCGTGTCGAAAAGCAATCGGCCAACGCGCTCGAGACCGCCCGGTGGCTGGAGCAGCAGCCGCAGGTCGGTCGTGTGTTCTATCCGGGATTGCCCTCGCATCCGCAATACGAATTGGCGAAGCGTCAGCAGAAGTCGGGTGGGGCGATCGTCGCGTTCGAACTCAAGGGCGCGACGCCCGCCGAGCAGCGCGAGAACGCCTGGCGCGTGATCGACAACACGCGCGTGTGCTCGATTACCGGTAACCTCGGCGACACGCGTACGACCATCACGCACCCGGCAAGCACGACGCATGGCCGCATCACGCCCGAGGCCCGCGCGGCTGCGGGCATCACGGAAGGGTTGATCCGTCTGGCCGTCGGTCTGGAGTCGCCGGCCGACATTCAGGCCGATCTGGCACGCGGTTTCGTGAACTGA